The Musa acuminata AAA Group cultivar baxijiao chromosome BXJ3-6, Cavendish_Baxijiao_AAA, whole genome shotgun sequence region AAAATAAGTGGTACTTGATTTGTTCTGGAGATAGGTAGGGGGGCTTCATCTTAAAGCAGAAACAGCTGCCATGTTGGCCCACATTTTGTTGATTGAGATGGAGAGATTGGAAACATGGTTTAATGGTGGACATGTTTTTCCATGGGAAACCAACTACAGATATGCTTGCAAAGCCAAAGGGGGCAACAAAATGACTTCCAATCTCACTGGTATTTactccctaaccctaaccctcttCTGTCACTCAATTACTGCACaggatattaatatcttttagaATCAATTACTTGTCCGCTGAGTTCTTCTATTTTACACTTTCTATTTTGGATGCTCACAAATTATCTGGTTTAGGTCCTCATATGATATATATTTCATGATAGCTTTGCCATCTACCAATAAGCTTCAATCACTTTTAGTTGGTTCATATGGATAAAAGTATTGCATGTACTATATGTGTGCTCTTTTGGTGGTGTCATAAGAGCGTGGACCATATGAGAACAGTTAAGAGAGAGGGTCAAATTAATACTCCCATAAATTAAATGATGGTGGTCATTAACTGTATATTCATCAAAGTTTGTACTTGTCCTGATGAgcatggaatttttttttttttttggaaccaAATGCTTAATGGCTTCGTTTGATTGTGATTTATTACCCAACATATCTTAGACAAGCCAAGGCCACCTAATCTCAACTGTTGCTCATTACAACCTTCATCAACAAAATCCTAATAACCCTACTAGAATTCACTAACCAGTTTgtgaataatgatgatgatggatgACGCTAGAAAAAGGCTAATTGTAGTTGGAACTTAATCAAGAGCATGTGACACATATCCATTGTCAtataatattcaacaaataatacAGATTGCAAAATTAACTTACAATAGAACATTGAAAGATTAAAAGGGGAATGGAGACCATAAGTAGATGAATCTTAAGATTTTAGCCGAAGCGTAGGTAGTTTCTTCTCTTGCAGCTAGCAATTGTGAGGATGGAGGAAAAAGTGAAAGCGAAATGGGAACTCAAAGACTTGTAATACCAGGGATTAGATGACGCTCGACAATTACACCCCATGCTTCCCACCGTGGCCCGCAACGGTGCCGTGGGGGCTCACCTGACCCGGTCCCACCAGATCAGTGCCCGTAATGATGGCGGTAGATTTGGAGGGTCGCGATCGTTTCGGCAACGGTGGGTCGGTGTCTTCGCCACGCCTGACATCTTGCGTTGTCTTCTACCTGCGTTATCCTGCGTCCACACTCTGCCATCAATGCAAGATATCATTTCCCCACCTCGAAACCCTTATCGACGGTGGCCCGAAGCAGCCAGGCGTGTCTTCACCGCCTCCCATGTATCTCTGTGGTCGTATTACCAGTTCCACATCATCATCTCCTTTACATTTGTGTTCCTGTGCCAGGCCCTACATGCTCTGctgcatctccaatggccatggaTTCAGAGCCTTCCATGGACTATTCACTGTTCCCTACCGCATCAATCATACGCCCGGAACTCCACATGGTGTGGGTGCTCATGGAGGCCGTGGTCctccctctctatctctctctctctctctctcattcacaCACGTCCATGGCCATCCTAACCGACCTCGCTGGAATACTTACAAACACTTGATAAGGCAAGCCTGCCTTTTCCTGGGCAGCAGACGGGTGTATAATCAGTAGAATCTCACTCATGAGCGGAATAGTATTGCCAAGCAGCGGTGGTGCAGCCTCCCATGGCGTTAAAAGAGAAAAAGTAAAGATTATATTACTCGGTACCAAAATCTAAAAAGGTCTCGGATTCTTGTGGTGCAGTGCCTGCGTCATGAATAATGGTTTCCGTGGACGGAGGTGAACGGGCGGCTTCTGCGCAAGAGAAGCGAGGGAGAGGAACGTGATGATGGCCATGCTCACGCTGTCGATTACGACAAAGCGAGACGAAGACAAGCTGCGGAGCAGCAGCGGAAAAGGTTCCCATCACATGTGTCTCTTGCTCTGTACAATACAAACAAAACCCatcatttcttttttccttcacttCTCTTCTTGTTCATCAACAGCTGCTGCGCTGTATCGTTCCAGTCTGGATCTGATTCCAAGACACGGAGCGTCAACAACGCACGCTGTTGCCGTGCACTGTGCGGGTCAGCAATCCATTCTATGCTTTTGGGTCGCTGTAATCCACGAGCTAACTCCTGGGTATTGGATAGACCGTCACTGATTCCGAGAAAGAGAAGCATAGAAGAAAGGGCAGATGTTGTGTTGTGGGAAGGCATCTTTCTGCTCGTTGATCCCTCTTTTGGGGAAACCTCCTTCGGCCAATTGATCTCCAGCAACCTGTTCTACGCTTCCCATGTAGGCACAGAGCAGCACGACCACCACCTCCACCCCCACCTCCACCTCGTCTCAGCTCAGGATTACAGTACCAGCAATCGATCCTGGTTGAGCGTGACGATGACTCCACCCATGAAACACAAGGCACCCACCCCCACTTGGTCAAAAGCTGGGTCGTAAGAAGATAAAGCCTGTCACTGCCTCCAACGGGGAGCTGCTGCCTTGAGCATATATCTTCGCCCCCCGGTGGCTTAAACTTGGGTGAGATGGGGACAGCCCCAATTCCAAGGCAAAGCAAAGCTCAGCAGACCTCTGCAACTTTTCTTTTGGTGGTGACTTCCTGGTTGCAACATCAAAAGGCCGGCCGGCATTAAAGAAAGAGAAGCTGTGGCCACAAGCTACAAGACATGGCGGAGTTTCTCCAGACAAGTCAACTGATCTCTGCCGAGCCCACCGGAGAAAGCCGAAAAGCAATTCGACGAAAGTCTGATCCCCACCCCCCGAGAAAAGAGGGGGAAAGGGATATGCTGCTCATCTCGAGGCCTCCCCCTTTCTCGATACGGATATGTGCTTCGCCGTCCACATCCATCTCGAGGAAGAGGTGGATGCAGAGTAAATGCTTGTTTAAATGCTCGCTCGCTGCAGGGATTCGCAGGTGGCAGATAAAGGTCGCTGCTTTGTCTTTTGTCTACCGAGCCAAGACAAAGGGACGCACAGTTGAAGCCATCGATGCGGCGGGTTTGCTGATCAGAGGAAGAGAGATGGAAAAATTGATTCCCCAACCAAAACAACAGGGTAACAATATTAACAGATCCCACGCCACTCGACCCCGCCGGCCGGCCGGCGAAACCCTAAACAAGGGACGACGAAGCCGGAGCGAGCCGCTTTCATCAGCACATGAAGACTTGGAGGTACGCGTTCTTGGTGGAGCCGCAGACGGGACACGTGTCGGTCTTCGACTCGCAGTCCTTGCATACGCAAACGTGCCTGCAGGGGAGCAGCAGAACGCACACGTCCCGTTCCCCGCACGCCTTGCAGGCCTTGCGCCGCTCTTGCACCTCGAAGCAGCACGACTGCGCGTCGTCGGCCGGGAACGCCGCCCCGCCGCCGTCTCCGTCGCCGCACCGTTCGTGACCGGCGGCAGCGGAGGCGCCCTGGAGTAGGGCCTGCTCCAGGCTCGTCCGCAGGCCGCACGCGATGGCTTCGTTGTTCTTGGCCATGGTGAACCACATCTGGTTCTCTTCGCTCAGCTGCCGCACGTGCTCTTCCAACTCCGCGTTCCGCCGGCTCGCCGTCTCCAGCTCGGCTTCCTTCTCCATCAGGCGCTTCGCCGCCTGCTGCTCCAACATCGAGAGTAGCGCCCGGCAATGCCTCTTGCGCGCCTCCTCCAATCCAGTCCGCAACCTCTCGCTCTGTCGTAGCCATTTACTTACCACCATTAGTTCAAGAAAAGAATGCAAGAAGCGAGCGATCAATAGGGATATGAAGGACTCGGAGATACCTGCACGCGGACGAGGGCGTCGATTTCCAGGTTCTGTTGGAGGAGAAGGGAGACGAGATCGCGAACGGGAGACACGGCTTGCGACGACGGAACATGTCGACCGCTGGTGGAAGTTGCACCGGACTCGAGCGACCGGCTCTGCAGGAGGACGCCGGGGATAGGGATGAGCGGCGAGAGGGCCGGGTTGTGGAGGCTGGGAAGCGCCATGGAATCTTCCCGCGCACGCTTCCTGGACCCGGATGCATTGCACGTGAACTCGCTCTGCCGACCGCTGAACCCGACGCCGGCGTTCAAGATTTGGTGTTCCTGCTTCCCTGCATCACCCAGAACACCGGTTTCAATCATCGGCTCCATCACATCAAGGTTTGTGAGCAAGAAACCGGCCGCTCACCGAGGCCACCAATCCCGCCGCCATGGAGTTGCAGGAGATCGCGAGGGTCTTGCATCATTTGTACATCATCCAGAGCTCTGTTACGAAGGAAAGGAAGAAAcaggctgagagagagagagagagagagagagagagggtgtggAGAGGAAGGAGGAAAGATCGATCTTGAATGGAAGAGGAGCGGCACAAGGAAGCCCAAAAGAAGCGCTCCAagaaagggagagagaaagaggagggagAAAGAAGCGTTGATGGCTCACCGGTTGCGGAAATCGGGGGAGAAAGCGTTGGTGGGATACTGCGCTTGCACGGCCATCACTGCCACATCCGAAACCCCCACACGACCccttccccaccaccaccaccaccaccactctaTCGGTTCCTCTGCCCCTCTCTTCTACTTATGGTGGCACATATATAAcgtttcgagagagagagagagagagatatatatatatatatatatatatatatagaaggctCTCAAACGTAGCGTCATAATTTCGACGGTGGTGCCTTCATCCCCTATCGTTGTGTCCATCGGTCGCTTTCTTTCCTGACTGCTTCTCtctcatatctctctctctctgtctctctgatgataagagagagagagtggggtcAGTCAGCTGCAACGCTATGTCGGGTACTGCTGTGAGAAACGGCCGCTGACAACTGTGTCCCCCATCTCGCCATCTTTATTGCTCACCTATTCACGCTACTGTCCGAGATTTAATGACCTCCCACCACTGCCCTCAAAAGGGATCTATCAGGACGCTGTGGACGCTACTGTGGATTCACATCATTATTATTGCTTTTGTTCCTTCTCCTGTGCGTGCGACCTATGCTCAGCAGGGGAAGGAA contains the following coding sequences:
- the LOC135640358 gene encoding probable BOI-related E3 ubiquitin-protein ligase 2; this translates as MAVQAQYPTNAFSPDFRNRALDDVQMMQDPRDLLQLHGGGIGGLGKQEHQILNAGVGFSGRQSEFTCNASGSRKRAREDSMALPSLHNPALSPLIPIPGVLLQSRSLESGATSTSGRHVPSSQAVSPVRDLVSLLLQQNLEIDALVRVQSERLRTGLEEARKRHCRALLSMLEQQAAKRLMEKEAELETASRRNAELEEHVRQLSEENQMWFTMAKNNEAIACGLRTSLEQALLQGASAAAGHERCGDGDGGGAAFPADDAQSCCFEVQERRKACKACGERDVCVLLLPCRHVCVCKDCESKTDTCPVCGSTKNAYLQVFMC